The following proteins come from a genomic window of Ilumatobacter coccineus YM16-304:
- a CDS encoding M24 family metallopeptidase, with protein sequence MNALPPIDFARRRQAVVDALASDEHGCDAWLFDDLTDVRWLTGFTGSNGWAVVRGDELVLGTDLRYRERAAAETSDAGATIVARQRAADLHQQLCEVLRGADRVGLDAGRTSHAAWTALAAEIAVAARPSCVQLLRQIKDDAEIARIEAAAAATDAALAEVEPLLLGTADSPVTEAEIRSELEYRMRRHGADDRSYDTIVASGPSHAARPHHEASRRTIVEGDTVIIDVGALVDGYHSDMTRSWVIGDATAEQRELLELVAVAQRAGLDATRHGVTARSIDDACRQVFDEAGRLDWYLHGTGHGVGLEIHESPFHSQTSDDTVSAGMVVTVEPGLYRDGFGGFRIEDLVVVTETGHQVLTNSPQRPLN encoded by the coding sequence GTGAACGCGCTGCCGCCGATCGACTTCGCTCGACGTCGGCAGGCGGTGGTCGATGCGCTCGCATCCGATGAGCACGGCTGCGACGCGTGGCTGTTCGACGACCTCACCGACGTCCGTTGGCTCACCGGGTTCACCGGCTCCAACGGGTGGGCGGTGGTGCGTGGCGACGAACTCGTCCTCGGCACCGATCTGCGCTATCGGGAGCGGGCCGCCGCGGAGACGAGCGATGCCGGCGCCACGATCGTGGCGCGACAACGAGCGGCCGACCTGCATCAGCAACTGTGCGAGGTGCTGCGAGGCGCCGATCGGGTCGGGCTCGACGCCGGTCGCACCTCGCACGCGGCATGGACCGCATTGGCCGCCGAGATCGCAGTCGCCGCCCGCCCGTCGTGCGTCCAGCTCCTGCGCCAGATCAAGGACGATGCCGAGATCGCGCGTATCGAAGCGGCGGCTGCAGCCACCGACGCCGCGCTCGCCGAGGTCGAACCGTTGTTGCTCGGCACCGCCGACTCGCCCGTGACCGAAGCCGAGATCCGAAGCGAACTCGAGTACCGCATGCGTCGTCACGGCGCCGACGACCGGTCGTACGACACCATCGTGGCGAGCGGACCATCGCACGCGGCGCGACCACATCACGAGGCCAGTCGCCGCACGATCGTCGAGGGCGACACGGTGATCATCGACGTCGGCGCCCTCGTCGACGGCTACCACTCCGACATGACCCGCTCGTGGGTGATCGGCGACGCCACCGCCGAACAGCGCGAACTCCTCGAACTCGTCGCCGTGGCGCAGCGGGCGGGCCTCGACGCGACGCGTCATGGCGTGACCGCCCGCTCCATCGACGATGCGTGCCGCCAGGTGTTCGACGAGGCCGGTCGACTCGACTGGTACCTGCACGGAACCGGCCACGGCGTCGGCCTCGAGATCCACGAATCGCCGTTCCATTCGCAGACGAGCGACGACACGGTCTCGGCCGGAATGGTGGTGACCGTGGAGCCT
- a CDS encoding shikimate kinase: protein MGSTWDCSKQHIVLVGMMGAGKSSVGRVLAQRLGRRLLDSDEMIEERTGQTVREIWNAEGEPAFREIETTVLAEAVAADEPSVIAAAGGVVLSEANRAVLAASGAHVVWLLADVELLLDRVKNGMHRPLLDDDPEGTLRAMFETRESLYKEVADAIVSVDNRTVNDVAGAVLRCCA, encoded by the coding sequence ATGGGCTCCACCTGGGACTGTTCCAAGCAGCACATCGTCCTCGTCGGGATGATGGGCGCCGGCAAGTCGTCGGTCGGTCGTGTCCTCGCGCAGCGCCTCGGCCGCAGGCTGCTCGACTCCGACGAGATGATCGAGGAACGCACCGGGCAGACCGTCCGTGAGATCTGGAACGCCGAAGGCGAACCGGCATTCCGCGAGATCGAGACCACGGTGCTCGCCGAAGCCGTGGCGGCCGACGAGCCGTCGGTCATCGCTGCGGCCGGCGGCGTGGTGCTGAGCGAGGCCAACCGGGCCGTGCTCGCCGCCAGCGGGGCGCACGTCGTGTGGCTCCTCGCCGACGTCGAGTTGCTGCTCGATCGCGTCAAGAACGGCATGCACCGGCCGCTGCTCGACGACGACCCCGAGGGCACGTTGCGTGCGATGTTCGAGACCCGTGAGTCGCTGTACAAGGAGGTCGCCGATGCGATCGTGTCGGTCGACAACCGGACGGTCAACGACGTCGCCGGCGCCGTGCTGAGGTGCTGCGCATGA
- a CDS encoding 3-dehydroquinate synthase family protein, with translation MRHVSVPIQGHSYDVIVGSGALAELADVIPSSAERIAVVTQPGIPAQFNELAAYVPDCAVEVFEIGVGEGAKTLATIEQLMRSFARMGLNRNDVVIGAGGGMVTDVAGFAAASWHRGIPVVHVSTSLLGMVDAAIGGKTGVNLPEGKNLVGAFWQPSGVICDLDALATLPPREMRCGLGEMAKYHFLTGDDLLAMELEERIARCIEIKAEVVASDEREGGRRALLNYGHTLAHALEIATDHRLAHGEAVAIGLIYAAELGLELGRIDEARVAEHRAVVAGEYDLSTRPPDGLAVDDLVALMHRDKKALTGLTFALDGPDGVEVVTGVDEAPVRAALERFLAS, from the coding sequence ATGAGGCACGTCAGCGTGCCGATCCAGGGCCACTCGTACGACGTGATCGTCGGCAGCGGCGCACTCGCCGAGCTGGCCGACGTGATCCCGTCGTCGGCCGAGCGCATCGCCGTCGTCACCCAACCCGGCATCCCCGCACAGTTCAACGAGCTCGCCGCCTACGTCCCCGACTGCGCGGTCGAGGTGTTCGAGATCGGCGTCGGGGAGGGCGCGAAGACCCTCGCCACGATCGAGCAGTTGATGCGCTCGTTCGCACGCATGGGCCTCAACCGCAACGACGTGGTCATCGGTGCCGGCGGGGGCATGGTCACCGACGTGGCCGGTTTCGCTGCGGCGTCGTGGCATCGAGGGATCCCGGTCGTGCACGTGTCCACCTCGCTGCTGGGCATGGTCGATGCCGCGATCGGCGGGAAGACCGGCGTCAACCTCCCGGAAGGCAAGAACCTCGTCGGAGCGTTCTGGCAGCCGTCCGGTGTGATCTGCGATCTCGATGCGCTCGCGACCCTGCCGCCGCGAGAGATGCGCTGCGGGCTCGGCGAGATGGCGAAGTATCACTTCCTCACCGGCGACGACCTGCTCGCGATGGAGCTCGAAGAACGCATCGCTCGATGCATCGAGATCAAGGCCGAGGTCGTCGCGTCCGACGAACGCGAGGGCGGTCGCCGAGCGTTGCTCAACTACGGGCACACGCTCGCGCACGCACTCGAGATCGCCACCGATCATCGCCTCGCGCATGGTGAAGCCGTGGCCATCGGTCTGATCTACGCCGCCGAACTCGGGCTCGAACTCGGACGCATCGACGAGGCGCGGGTCGCCGAACACCGGGCCGTCGTGGCGGGGGAGTACGACCTGTCGACTCGACCACCCGACGGGCTGGCCGTCGACGATCTCGTGGCGCTGATGCATCGAGACAAGAAGGCGCTCACCGGCCTCACCTTCGCGCTCGACGGGCCCGATGGGGTCGAGGTCGTCACCGGGGTCGACGAGGCGCCGGTCCGCGCCGCACTCGAACGGTTCCTGGCGTCGTGA